One window of the Daphnia pulex isolate KAP4 chromosome 8, ASM2113471v1 genome contains the following:
- the LOC124201105 gene encoding semaphorin-2A-like isoform X2 codes for MTGTRRWPCRPVMLCWLSLLAAAHFISAMEQLSADHIKSFTCGKLYYRTSYLDAKRDVLYVGAMDRVIRINLHNVSDTNCETDSLTLDPSHVTNCISKGKSEFYDCRNHVRVIQPMGDGSRLYVCGTNAHNPKDWVINANLTHLGRNEYVPGVGMGIAKCPFDPSDNSTAVWVERGNPGDLPALYSGTNAEFTKADAVIFRTDLYNYTTGRREFTFKRTLKYDSKWLDKPNFVGSYDIGDYVYFFFRETAVEYINCGKNVYSRVARVCKKDNGGKNILSQNWATFLKARLNCSIPGEFPFYFNEIQSVYKVPGDDTRFYAVFTTCQNGLTGSAICVFTTADVHTAFLGKFKEQASSSSAWLPVLSSKVPEPRPGQCVNDTQTLPDTVLNFIRNHPLMDEAVSHESGVPVFFKGDVAFSSLVVERLKVEDPVDVKHYTVYYAGTIDGKVYKVVQWFDKTSQQGKSELLDIFEVTSPEPIRMMEISPKHKSIYATSDHRIRQVNMVMCNGRYDNCLRCVRDPYCGWDKESNSCKPYASGLLQDVSSSSPGICDACIAKKRLLVTWGQAVHLSCAIKLPEPMSSMPVTWYYYSREKGQYQLSFRPDKYIQTAEQGMVIMGVTEQEAGRYDCRLGADTLCSYNITVDTQRCAAPSKSHDYQKVYSDWCHEFEKYKMAMKTWERRQLQCNSRQTNDSASSNQNAHPNEIYPRSPLV; via the exons atgACCGGAACTAGGAGGTGGCCGTGCCGGCCGGTGATGCTCTGCTGGCTCTCGCTGCTGGCCGCTGCTCATTTCATTTCCGCAATGGAGCAATTAAGCGCAG ATCACATCAAGAGCTTCACGTGCGGGAAACTCTACTACCGGACGTCTTACCTCGATGCCAAACGGGATGTCCTCTACGTCGGCGCCAT GGATCGAGTCATCCGCATCAATCTCCACAACGTCAGCGACACCAACTGCGAg ACGGATTCGTTGACCTTGGACCCCTCGCATGTAACCAACTGCATCTCAAAGGGCAAGAGCGAG TTTTACGATTGTCGCAATCATGTTCGCGTCATCCAGCCCATGGGCGACGGATCCCGGCTCTACGTCTGCGGCACCAACGCCCACAACCCAAAGGACTGGGTCATCAAC GCCAACTTGACGCATTTGGGACGCAACGAGTACGTCCCCGGAGTTGGTATGGGCATTGCCAAGTGCCCGTTTGACCCGAGCGACAACTCGACGGCCGTGTGGGTCGAGCGCGGCAATCCGGGCGACTTGCCGGCCCTCTATTCCGGCACCAACGCCGAGTTCACCAAAGCCGACGCCGTCATCTTCCGCACCGATTTGTACAACTACACGACGGGCCGTCGCGAGTTCACGTTCAAGCGGACATTGAAATACGATTCCAAATGGCTGGACA aGCCCAACTTTGTGGGATCGTACGACATTGGCGACTAcgtctacttcttcttccgcgAAACGGCCGTCGAGTACATCAACTGCGGCAAGAACGTCTACTCGCGCGTGGCCAGGGTCTGCAAGAAGGACAACGGCGGCAAGAACATTCTCTCACAAAACTGGGCCACCTTCCTCAAAGCTCGACTCAACTGTTCCATCCCCGGAGAGTTCCCTTTCTATTTCAACGAAATCC AGAGCGTTTACAAGGTGCCGGGCGACGACACGCGTTTTTACGCCGTCTTCACGACGTGCCAGAACGGACTGACGGGCTCGGCCATTTGCGTCTTCACCACGGCCGACGTCCACACGGCCTTTTTGGGCAAATTCAAGGAGCAGGCCTCGTCCAGCTCGGCCTGGCTCCCCGTTCTCTCGTCCAAAGTGCCCGAGCCGAGACCGGGCCAGTGCGTCAACGACACTCAGACCCTGCCCGACACGGTCCTCAACTTCATCCGCAATCACCCGCTGATGGACGAGGCCGTTTCGCACGAGAGCGGCGTGCCCGTCTTCTTCAAGGGCGACGTCGCCTTCTCGTCGCTCGTCGTCGAACGACTCAAAGTCGAGGACCCCGTTGACGTTAAACACTACACAGTCTACTACGCCGGAACAA TCGATGGCAAGGTCTACAAAGTGGTTCAGTGGTTCGACAAGACCAGCCAACAGGGTAAATCGGAGCTGTTGGATATCTTTGAAGTCACATCACCCGAACCCATCCGCATGATGGAAATCTCGCCCAAA CACAAGTCGATTTACGCCACGTCGGATCACAGGATCCGCCAAGTCAACATGGTCATGTGCAACGGACGCTACGACAACTGCCTCCGCTGCGTGCGCGATCCTTACTGCGGCTGGGATAAAGAGTCCAACTCTTGTAAACCATACGCATCTGG ATTGCTGCAAGACGTCTCGAGTTCTTCGCCCGGCATTTGCGACGCCTGCATCGCCAAGAAACGACTGCTGGTGACGTGGGGCCAGGCCGTCCATTTGTCTTGCGCCATCAAATTGCCCGAGCCCATGTCCTCAATGCCAGTCACTTGGTATTACTACAGCCGAGAGAAGGGCCAATACCAGCTGTCCTTCAG GCCCGACAAGTACATCCAGACGGCCGAGCAAGGGATGGTGATTATGGGCGTGACGGAACAAGAGGCCGGACGCTACGACTGTCGGTTAGGAGCCGACACGTTGTGCAGTTACAACATCACGGTCGATACGCAGCGGTGCGCGGCGCCCAGCAAGTCACACGATTACCAGAAGGTCTACTCCGACTGGTGTCACGAATTCgagaaatacaaaatggcCATGAAAACGTGGGAGCGAAGGCAGCTG CAATGCAACAGTCGGCAAACTAATGACAGTGCCAGCAGCAATCAGAACGCTCACCCCAACGAGATCTACCCACGGAGTCCTTTGGTCTGA
- the LOC124201106 gene encoding probable 39S ribosomal protein L45, mitochondrial has product MSLSQWTGLRTLLTPSLLNVRNVPAVSAGIQVRHIAKHWLPQFKKLRRLKVQKVKLPNFREDQDASKLSPDQIRARMKEQGMLPPRSWMERPVFVSATSSVFEAYVPPEGDGKLSALTLGGAKQSMELLSKKSKSMMAVRKIKSFEEDFSTKYFPEEAQEIYLKAHKALAEKDDDTLHQCVTELCYPLMTDDLRSCTVRWQFLKSLEPPRVVHARCTEVINKENIFSQVTVRFHTQQTLAVYDRFGRLIYGNEVVAKDVLEYVVFEKHLANVYGLWRIHEKIIPDWMPEREAGKKTYIKQKPVVEVEPVTESVVQPVTPTEGSASAAVA; this is encoded by the exons ATGAGTTTATCACAGTGGACTGGTCTCAGGACGTTGCTGACACCTTCGCTGTTAAAT GTACGCAATGTTCCGGCGGTGAGTGCCGGAATTCAAGTTCGACACATCGCTAAACATTGGCTTCCCCAGTTCAAGAAACTGAGAAGATTGAAG GTTCAAAAAGTAAAGCTGCCCAATTTTCGTGAGGATCAAGATGCCTCAAAATTATCACCAGACCAGATACGGGCAAGAATGAAGGAACAAGGAATGCTACCTCCCCGTTCTTGGATGGAACGGCCTGTATTTGTCTCTGCAACATCATCTGTGTTTGAAGCATATGTTCCTCCAGAGGGTGATGGAAAGCTATCAGCCTTGACGCTTGGG GGTGCCAAACAAAGTATGGAATTGTTGTCCAAAAAGAGCAAGTCCATGATGGCTgttagaaaaatcaaaagcttTGAAGAAGACTTTAGCACCAAATATTTCCCAGAAGAGGCTCAAGAAATTTACCTCAAAGCACACAAAGCACTTGCAGA GAAAGATGATGATACTTTACATCAGTGTGTAACGGAGCTCTGTTACCCTTTGATGACAGACGATCTTCGGTCATGTACTGTACGCTGGCAGTTTCTGAAATCTCTTGAGCCTCCAAGAGTGGTCCACGCCAGGTGCACCGAAGTTATCAACAAGGAGAATATTTTCTCACAG GTAACGGTTCGCTTTCACACTCAGCAAACATTAGCCGTTTACGACCGATTCGGTCGCTTGATCTACGGTAACGAAGTTGTTGCCAAAGACGTTCTCGAATATGTCGTCTTCGAAAAACACTTGGCCAATGTGTACGGATTGTGGAGAATTCACGAAAAGATCATTCCCGACTGGATGCCGGAGCGAGAAGCTGGAAAGAAAACTTACATTAAACAAAAACCCGTTGTTGAAGTCGAGCCGGTCACTGAATCCGTCGTTCAACCCGTCACCCCTACTGAAGGGTCGGCGTCAGCTGCTGTAGCATGA
- the LOC124201105 gene encoding semaphorin-2A-like isoform X1, translating into MMMMMRVATSNMLLLLLSLPLLLTSAASGTDQLVQQHPATPPAAAAASSSDVDSDCCTHRSAHHKDHIKSFTCGKLYYRTSYLDAKRDVLYVGAMDRVIRINLHNVSDTNCETDSLTLDPSHVTNCISKGKSEFYDCRNHVRVIQPMGDGSRLYVCGTNAHNPKDWVINANLTHLGRNEYVPGVGMGIAKCPFDPSDNSTAVWVERGNPGDLPALYSGTNAEFTKADAVIFRTDLYNYTTGRREFTFKRTLKYDSKWLDKPNFVGSYDIGDYVYFFFRETAVEYINCGKNVYSRVARVCKKDNGGKNILSQNWATFLKARLNCSIPGEFPFYFNEIQSVYKVPGDDTRFYAVFTTCQNGLTGSAICVFTTADVHTAFLGKFKEQASSSSAWLPVLSSKVPEPRPGQCVNDTQTLPDTVLNFIRNHPLMDEAVSHESGVPVFFKGDVAFSSLVVERLKVEDPVDVKHYTVYYAGTIDGKVYKVVQWFDKTSQQGKSELLDIFEVTSPEPIRMMEISPKHKSIYATSDHRIRQVNMVMCNGRYDNCLRCVRDPYCGWDKESNSCKPYASGLLQDVSSSSPGICDACIAKKRLLVTWGQAVHLSCAIKLPEPMSSMPVTWYYYSREKGQYQLSFRPDKYIQTAEQGMVIMGVTEQEAGRYDCRLGADTLCSYNITVDTQRCAAPSKSHDYQKVYSDWCHEFEKYKMAMKTWERRQLQCNSRQTNDSASSNQNAHPNEIYPRSPLV; encoded by the exons atgatgatgatgatgcggGTCGCTACCAGCaacatgctgttgttgttgttgtcgctaCCGTTGCTCTTGACGAGTGCGGCGAGCGGCACGGACCAACTTGTTCAACAACATCCGGCCActccgccagcagcagcagcagcatcgtcCAGTGATGTCGACTCTGATTGTTGTACTCACAGATCGGCACATCATAAAG ATCACATCAAGAGCTTCACGTGCGGGAAACTCTACTACCGGACGTCTTACCTCGATGCCAAACGGGATGTCCTCTACGTCGGCGCCAT GGATCGAGTCATCCGCATCAATCTCCACAACGTCAGCGACACCAACTGCGAg ACGGATTCGTTGACCTTGGACCCCTCGCATGTAACCAACTGCATCTCAAAGGGCAAGAGCGAG TTTTACGATTGTCGCAATCATGTTCGCGTCATCCAGCCCATGGGCGACGGATCCCGGCTCTACGTCTGCGGCACCAACGCCCACAACCCAAAGGACTGGGTCATCAAC GCCAACTTGACGCATTTGGGACGCAACGAGTACGTCCCCGGAGTTGGTATGGGCATTGCCAAGTGCCCGTTTGACCCGAGCGACAACTCGACGGCCGTGTGGGTCGAGCGCGGCAATCCGGGCGACTTGCCGGCCCTCTATTCCGGCACCAACGCCGAGTTCACCAAAGCCGACGCCGTCATCTTCCGCACCGATTTGTACAACTACACGACGGGCCGTCGCGAGTTCACGTTCAAGCGGACATTGAAATACGATTCCAAATGGCTGGACA aGCCCAACTTTGTGGGATCGTACGACATTGGCGACTAcgtctacttcttcttccgcgAAACGGCCGTCGAGTACATCAACTGCGGCAAGAACGTCTACTCGCGCGTGGCCAGGGTCTGCAAGAAGGACAACGGCGGCAAGAACATTCTCTCACAAAACTGGGCCACCTTCCTCAAAGCTCGACTCAACTGTTCCATCCCCGGAGAGTTCCCTTTCTATTTCAACGAAATCC AGAGCGTTTACAAGGTGCCGGGCGACGACACGCGTTTTTACGCCGTCTTCACGACGTGCCAGAACGGACTGACGGGCTCGGCCATTTGCGTCTTCACCACGGCCGACGTCCACACGGCCTTTTTGGGCAAATTCAAGGAGCAGGCCTCGTCCAGCTCGGCCTGGCTCCCCGTTCTCTCGTCCAAAGTGCCCGAGCCGAGACCGGGCCAGTGCGTCAACGACACTCAGACCCTGCCCGACACGGTCCTCAACTTCATCCGCAATCACCCGCTGATGGACGAGGCCGTTTCGCACGAGAGCGGCGTGCCCGTCTTCTTCAAGGGCGACGTCGCCTTCTCGTCGCTCGTCGTCGAACGACTCAAAGTCGAGGACCCCGTTGACGTTAAACACTACACAGTCTACTACGCCGGAACAA TCGATGGCAAGGTCTACAAAGTGGTTCAGTGGTTCGACAAGACCAGCCAACAGGGTAAATCGGAGCTGTTGGATATCTTTGAAGTCACATCACCCGAACCCATCCGCATGATGGAAATCTCGCCCAAA CACAAGTCGATTTACGCCACGTCGGATCACAGGATCCGCCAAGTCAACATGGTCATGTGCAACGGACGCTACGACAACTGCCTCCGCTGCGTGCGCGATCCTTACTGCGGCTGGGATAAAGAGTCCAACTCTTGTAAACCATACGCATCTGG ATTGCTGCAAGACGTCTCGAGTTCTTCGCCCGGCATTTGCGACGCCTGCATCGCCAAGAAACGACTGCTGGTGACGTGGGGCCAGGCCGTCCATTTGTCTTGCGCCATCAAATTGCCCGAGCCCATGTCCTCAATGCCAGTCACTTGGTATTACTACAGCCGAGAGAAGGGCCAATACCAGCTGTCCTTCAG GCCCGACAAGTACATCCAGACGGCCGAGCAAGGGATGGTGATTATGGGCGTGACGGAACAAGAGGCCGGACGCTACGACTGTCGGTTAGGAGCCGACACGTTGTGCAGTTACAACATCACGGTCGATACGCAGCGGTGCGCGGCGCCCAGCAAGTCACACGATTACCAGAAGGTCTACTCCGACTGGTGTCACGAATTCgagaaatacaaaatggcCATGAAAACGTGGGAGCGAAGGCAGCTG CAATGCAACAGTCGGCAAACTAATGACAGTGCCAGCAGCAATCAGAACGCTCACCCCAACGAGATCTACCCACGGAGTCCTTTGGTCTGA